The Pseudofrankia inefficax genome window below encodes:
- a CDS encoding TetR/AcrR family transcriptional regulator codes for MTSEPTWVLPAPESIARRAPFSDNPAVGRRGQRTQQRILAAALQVFGEGGYHTSSIAELAKRAGCSRVSFYQYFSSKEDVLGHLAGQVARQVGASVEAMAPLTPDAAGWATIREWVQRYGDIYEHFGAVFHVFEGAAKETESLSALNAQAAALNIALIRSKLTSTTLAPREVDAVIGLVLATTARSCYSAKIFRQAAPEAYTRERLDDAIADFIHRAFFGLLPEVNVHGPEAAVAPLIEFDRPAAEALARRAALTDGARASYDALLTAGQEVFVRREYHGTRIDDVVEAAGVSHGLFYRYFANKADFARTLVLTAMTPLSSTLAKIPAPAPGTGKAWSTATLRAWLRTYNEVQVSEAGVIRIWVDATLHEPALGTDAAAALDWGRRHLVHFLAPRGFGDVDADAIVAMALLDAFGDGRRSATTLEAAVHVIERGLLGR; via the coding sequence ATGACCAGCGAGCCGACGTGGGTGCTACCGGCCCCGGAGTCGATCGCTCGGCGCGCGCCGTTCTCGGACAACCCGGCGGTCGGCCGGCGCGGGCAGCGCACCCAGCAGCGCATCCTGGCCGCCGCGCTGCAGGTCTTCGGCGAGGGCGGCTACCACACCTCCAGCATCGCCGAACTGGCCAAGCGCGCCGGCTGCTCGCGGGTGTCGTTCTACCAGTACTTCTCCAGCAAGGAGGACGTGCTGGGGCACCTGGCCGGGCAGGTCGCGCGGCAGGTCGGCGCCTCGGTCGAGGCGATGGCGCCGCTGACCCCGGACGCGGCCGGCTGGGCGACGATCCGCGAGTGGGTCCAGCGGTACGGCGACATCTACGAGCACTTCGGCGCGGTCTTCCACGTCTTCGAGGGCGCGGCCAAGGAGACGGAGAGCCTCAGCGCCCTCAACGCGCAGGCCGCGGCGCTCAACATCGCGCTGATCCGCTCCAAGCTCACCTCGACGACGCTGGCCCCTCGCGAGGTCGACGCCGTCATCGGCCTGGTCCTCGCGACCACGGCCCGCTCGTGCTACTCCGCGAAGATCTTCCGTCAGGCCGCGCCGGAGGCCTACACGCGGGAGCGCCTCGACGACGCCATCGCCGACTTCATCCACCGGGCGTTCTTCGGCCTGCTGCCCGAGGTGAACGTGCACGGGCCCGAGGCCGCGGTGGCGCCGCTCATCGAGTTCGACCGGCCGGCCGCCGAGGCGCTGGCCAGGCGCGCGGCGCTCACCGACGGCGCCCGGGCCAGCTATGACGCCCTGCTGACCGCCGGGCAGGAGGTCTTCGTCCGGCGCGAGTACCACGGCACCCGGATCGACGACGTGGTCGAGGCCGCCGGCGTCTCGCACGGCCTGTTCTACCGGTACTTCGCGAACAAGGCCGACTTCGCCCGGACCCTCGTCCTGACGGCGATGACCCCGCTGTCCAGCACCCTCGCCAAGATCCCCGCGCCCGCGCCCGGGACCGGGAAGGCCTGGTCGACGGCGACGCTGCGGGCCTGGCTGCGCACGTACAACGAGGTGCAGGTCTCCGAGGCCGGCGTCATCCGGATCTGGGTCGACGCGACCCTGCACGAACCGGCCCTCGGGACCGACGCGGCCGCCGCCCTGGACTGGGGCCGGCGCCATCTCGTGCACTTCCTGGCGCCGCGCGGCTTCGGTGACGTCGACGCGGACGCGATCGTGGCGATGGCCCTGCTGGACGCGTTCGGTGACGGTCGCCGCTCGGCGACGACGCTGGAGGCCGCGGTCCACGTGATCGAGCGCGGCCTCCTGGGCCGCTAG
- a CDS encoding amidohydrolase family protein — MTSPRFPVFDADNHLYETRDALTRHLPDGYRGLIDYIEVRGRTKIVVRGQISNYIPNPTFDVVARPGAQEEYYRKGNPDGKSRREIFGEPMRSIPAFREPAARLELLDEQGVERTLMFPTLASLVEERLRDDPRAIHAVVHSLNEWLYETWQFNYADRIFTTPVITLPIVEKALEELDWVIERGAKVVLIRPAPVPGFEGSRSFGFPEFDPVWQKIVDNGLVVGMHSSDSGYERYTNDWMGSNSEFLPFQPQAFRMLSGWRPVEDSVAALVCHGALTRFPDLKVAFIENGASWVAPLLKSLKDLYKKMPQDFPENPIEAIRRAIYISPFWEENYADLAELLGEDHVLFGSDYPHPEGLAEPAKYADDLLAYNDEARVAKFMGGNLATLMGYPAKVDATAGV; from the coding sequence ATGACCAGTCCCAGGTTTCCTGTGTTCGATGCTGACAACCACCTGTACGAGACGCGTGACGCTCTGACGAGGCATCTGCCTGACGGGTACAGGGGCCTGATCGACTACATCGAGGTGAGGGGCCGGACGAAGATCGTGGTTCGGGGGCAGATCTCGAACTACATTCCGAACCCGACGTTCGATGTGGTGGCTCGGCCGGGTGCGCAGGAGGAGTACTACCGGAAGGGCAATCCGGATGGTAAGAGCCGTCGGGAGATCTTCGGTGAGCCGATGCGGTCGATCCCGGCGTTCCGTGAGCCGGCCGCGCGTCTGGAGTTGTTGGACGAGCAGGGTGTCGAGCGGACGTTGATGTTCCCGACGTTGGCGAGTCTGGTGGAGGAGCGGTTGCGGGATGATCCGCGGGCGATCCACGCGGTGGTTCACTCGCTGAACGAGTGGCTGTATGAGACGTGGCAGTTCAACTACGCCGACCGGATCTTCACGACGCCGGTGATCACGTTGCCGATCGTGGAGAAGGCGTTGGAGGAGCTGGACTGGGTGATCGAGCGCGGCGCGAAGGTCGTGTTGATCCGCCCGGCGCCGGTGCCTGGTTTCGAGGGTTCGCGTTCGTTCGGGTTCCCGGAGTTCGATCCGGTGTGGCAGAAGATCGTCGACAACGGTCTGGTTGTTGGTATGCACTCGTCGGACTCGGGCTACGAGCGGTACACGAACGACTGGATGGGTAGCAACAGCGAGTTCCTGCCGTTCCAGCCGCAGGCGTTCCGGATGCTGTCGGGCTGGCGCCCGGTCGAGGACTCGGTGGCCGCGCTGGTCTGTCACGGCGCGTTGACCCGGTTCCCGGATCTGAAGGTCGCGTTCATCGAGAACGGGGCCAGCTGGGTCGCGCCGCTGCTGAAGTCGTTGAAGGACCTGTACAAGAAGATGCCGCAGGACTTCCCGGAGAACCCGATCGAGGCGATCCGCCGCGCGATCTACATCTCCCCGTTCTGGGAGGAGAACTACGCCGACCTCGCCGAGCTCCTCGGTGAGGACCACGTCCTGTTCGGATCCGACTACCCGCACCCGGAAGGCCTCGCGGAGCCGGCGAAGTACGCGGACGACCTGCTGGCCTACAACGACGAGGCACGCGTCGCGAAGTTCATGGGCGGCAACCTCGCCACCCTCATGGGCTACCCCGCGAAGGTCGACGCCACCGCCGGCGTCTAG
- a CDS encoding nuclear transport factor 2 family protein: MEIEALEELAAREAIRQQLHNYCRAMDRRDDPLGYAVWHDDGTADYGPGIFQGRGRDFVDQVSRNHLRRLAHSHQIATVGIEVAGDRAASEAYVTVRLVSAAGDGFTEELYAGRYLDRWSRRDGRWAVDHRVWVLDFGELDRPVTGHLPGGGSRDTADPSYALFRDLRD; encoded by the coding sequence GTGGAGATCGAGGCTTTGGAGGAGCTGGCGGCGCGTGAGGCGATCCGCCAGCAGCTGCACAACTACTGCCGGGCGATGGATCGGCGCGACGACCCGCTCGGCTACGCCGTCTGGCACGACGACGGCACCGCGGATTACGGCCCGGGGATCTTCCAGGGTCGCGGGCGGGACTTCGTCGACCAGGTCTCCCGCAACCATCTGCGGCGCCTGGCGCACTCCCACCAGATCGCGACGGTCGGGATCGAGGTCGCCGGCGACCGGGCCGCCAGCGAGGCGTACGTGACCGTGCGCCTGGTGTCCGCGGCGGGCGACGGCTTCACCGAGGAGCTGTACGCCGGCCGGTACCTGGACCGCTGGTCGCGGCGGGACGGGCGGTGGGCCGTCGACCACCGGGTCTGGGTCCTGGACTTCGGGGAGCTCGACCGCCCGGTGACGGGCCACCTGCCCGGCGGCGGCAGCCGGGACACCGCCGACCCGTCCTACGCGCTGTTCCGGGACCTCCGTGACTGA
- a CDS encoding ATP-binding protein, translating into MLGGFQVLLCRPPVAPGRAAKAGGPRPEPTVCVPVPAQVWRRRQAAALVKLLALAPDRRLHREQVLATLWPGVPVDEAAPRLHKATHYARRALGGPDAIQLRGDTFALCPDRDVTVDARAFRDLAERALRRESGDETARLAADPVGAATAADAYGGPLLPDDLYEQWTQDERDRLRLLYARLLRAAGRWEELLAEDPADEEAYLALIRGQAGRGERHAALREFGRMDRALRRELGVGPSPEALALRAEILARPPDAPGRTEAPQTGPGQIEPGPPPDDGLVGRDDELRLLDELLARSAARGGAYDASAGGPALEAGVVLVSGVAGVGKSALLAAAARRAAAAGWWVGLGAAAPIEGGWPYGPLLEAFSDLFRRHPSLLADLNDDCRAGVERAMSSRDLSWAGAGGHQQVFVAAAQLLRYAAEGGQRAAPGRAGALLVVDDLHDADDATLRMLHYLARSLAGLPVVLLLAHRAPPGDAAAPPAFAEVRASLLSRGIAVAVDLGPLDETAIAALVARQLRPAAGRPASPAPESGPVGAALVERIWQVSQGLPFTALELARRAAAEPANPFSVDAAAIDGLSAAARDVLLRLAVVGRSFDLDELVALAGRPVPEACVVLDELIGRGALERTDTGFRFRHHLVRDALLAGLAPYRLRAIHREIAERLAALGAAPARVGHHFLQAGERARAVPYALRAAETEAALGAYRDALALVDQVHAEATGDELARLLALRADLLAVLADPGASGAYRAAIGLAAPDDARALRARLARALLMAGDLDGAAAALDGLEQGSGPADASISLTLGLLAYFAGDLDRAAAIAQEARRRIVAAETDRTVCDLVALVGLVAHDRGEFFAQLTAELRRTSQLPALAATVFDAHLCIAQYLLYGSTPYAEVVRLADQLRDAAETAGAARAVAFAECLAGEALLLAGDLDLAQRRLTRAVARHRDVASTAGEAHALQRLAQARLALGDGAEANRLLLRALPMARWSPIAAHLVQRIYGTMVAAAPDTAAAYAVVTQAQDALGVDDGCLFCAVAFAVPATIVSAQAGDLDRARRHLAAARRSAALWEGTAWQAATQEAEAWLAQAEGDQARAHELLTAAGRLFDYAGHPSDAARCRAAAGPAAVPLLGTVR; encoded by the coding sequence ATGCTCGGCGGCTTTCAGGTACTGCTCTGCCGCCCGCCCGTGGCCCCCGGCCGGGCGGCGAAGGCCGGCGGGCCGCGTCCGGAACCCACCGTCTGCGTGCCCGTTCCCGCGCAGGTGTGGCGACGCCGGCAGGCGGCCGCGCTGGTGAAGCTGCTCGCCCTGGCGCCCGACCGGCGGCTGCACCGCGAGCAGGTCCTGGCCACGCTGTGGCCAGGCGTCCCGGTCGACGAGGCGGCGCCCCGGCTGCACAAGGCGACCCACTATGCGCGCCGGGCACTGGGCGGCCCGGACGCGATCCAGCTGCGCGGCGACACCTTCGCGCTGTGCCCCGACCGGGACGTCACCGTCGACGCCCGGGCCTTCCGTGACCTCGCCGAACGGGCCCTGCGCCGGGAGAGCGGCGACGAGACGGCGCGCCTGGCCGCCGACCCGGTGGGAGCCGCCACGGCCGCCGACGCCTACGGCGGGCCGCTGCTGCCCGATGACCTCTACGAGCAGTGGACGCAGGACGAGCGGGACCGGCTGCGGCTGCTGTACGCCCGGCTGCTGCGCGCCGCCGGCCGGTGGGAGGAGCTGCTCGCCGAGGACCCGGCCGACGAGGAGGCCTACCTGGCGCTGATCCGCGGCCAGGCCGGCCGGGGCGAGCGGCACGCGGCGCTGCGCGAGTTCGGGCGGATGGACCGGGCGCTGCGCCGCGAGCTGGGCGTCGGCCCCAGCCCCGAGGCCCTCGCGCTGCGCGCCGAGATCCTGGCCCGGCCACCGGACGCGCCGGGCCGGACCGAAGCGCCCCAGACCGGACCAGGACAGATTGAGCCGGGCCCGCCGCCCGACGACGGTCTCGTCGGACGCGACGACGAGCTGCGTCTCCTGGACGAGCTGCTGGCTCGTTCCGCGGCCCGCGGCGGGGCGTACGACGCGTCCGCTGGTGGTCCGGCGCTGGAGGCCGGCGTGGTCCTGGTCAGCGGTGTGGCCGGCGTCGGCAAGTCGGCGCTGCTCGCGGCGGCGGCCCGGCGTGCCGCGGCCGCGGGCTGGTGGGTCGGCCTCGGCGCGGCCGCGCCGATCGAGGGCGGCTGGCCCTACGGCCCGCTGCTGGAGGCCTTCAGCGACCTGTTCCGCCGGCATCCGTCCCTGCTCGCGGACCTCAACGACGACTGCCGCGCGGGCGTCGAGCGGGCGATGTCGAGCCGTGACCTCAGCTGGGCCGGCGCGGGCGGCCATCAGCAGGTCTTCGTCGCCGCGGCCCAGCTGCTGCGCTACGCGGCCGAGGGCGGGCAGCGTGCCGCGCCGGGGCGGGCAGGCGCCCTGCTGGTCGTCGACGATCTGCACGACGCGGACGACGCGACCCTGCGGATGCTGCACTACCTGGCCAGGTCGCTCGCCGGGCTGCCGGTCGTCCTGCTGCTCGCCCACCGCGCGCCACCGGGCGACGCCGCCGCGCCGCCCGCGTTCGCGGAGGTGCGCGCGAGCCTGCTGTCCCGGGGAATCGCCGTCGCCGTCGACCTCGGGCCGCTCGACGAGACCGCGATCGCCGCGCTCGTCGCTCGCCAGCTGCGGCCTGCGGCCGGGCGTCCGGCGTCGCCGGCACCCGAGTCCGGCCCGGTCGGCGCGGCGCTGGTCGAGCGCATCTGGCAGGTGTCCCAGGGGCTGCCGTTCACCGCGCTGGAGCTCGCCCGGCGGGCGGCCGCCGAGCCGGCGAACCCGTTCTCGGTGGACGCCGCCGCGATCGACGGCCTCTCGGCCGCGGCCCGGGACGTGCTGCTGCGGCTGGCGGTCGTCGGGCGGTCGTTCGACCTGGACGAGCTGGTCGCGCTCGCGGGCCGCCCGGTGCCCGAGGCGTGCGTGGTGCTCGACGAACTGATCGGGCGCGGCGCGCTCGAACGGACCGACACCGGCTTCCGGTTCCGGCACCACCTCGTCCGCGACGCGCTGCTCGCCGGACTGGCGCCCTACCGGCTGCGCGCGATCCACCGCGAGATCGCCGAACGGCTCGCGGCGCTCGGGGCCGCGCCGGCGCGGGTCGGCCACCACTTCCTCCAGGCCGGCGAACGTGCGCGCGCCGTGCCGTACGCGCTGCGGGCCGCCGAGACCGAGGCTGCGCTCGGCGCCTACCGGGACGCGCTCGCGCTGGTCGACCAGGTGCACGCCGAGGCCACCGGCGACGAGCTGGCCCGGCTGCTGGCGCTGCGCGCGGACCTGCTCGCCGTGCTCGCCGACCCCGGAGCGTCGGGCGCCTACCGGGCGGCGATCGGGCTGGCCGCGCCGGACGACGCGCGGGCATTGCGGGCCCGCCTCGCCCGCGCCCTGCTCATGGCCGGCGACCTGGACGGCGCCGCCGCGGCGCTCGACGGCCTGGAGCAGGGCTCTGGCCCCGCCGACGCGAGCATCAGCCTGACCCTCGGGCTGCTCGCCTACTTCGCGGGCGACCTGGACCGGGCGGCCGCCATCGCCCAGGAGGCCCGCCGCCGGATCGTGGCCGCCGAGACCGACCGGACGGTGTGCGACCTGGTCGCCCTCGTCGGCCTGGTCGCGCACGACCGCGGTGAGTTCTTCGCCCAGCTCACGGCCGAGCTGCGCCGCACCAGCCAGCTGCCGGCGCTGGCCGCGACCGTGTTCGACGCCCACCTGTGCATCGCCCAGTACCTGCTCTACGGCTCGACGCCCTACGCCGAGGTGGTCCGGCTCGCCGACCAGCTGCGGGACGCAGCCGAGACGGCCGGCGCGGCCAGGGCGGTCGCGTTCGCGGAGTGCCTGGCCGGCGAGGCGCTGCTGCTGGCCGGTGACCTCGACCTCGCCCAGCGGCGGCTGACCAGGGCGGTGGCCCGACACCGTGACGTCGCCTCCACCGCCGGCGAGGCGCACGCGCTGCAGCGGCTCGCCCAGGCGCGGCTGGCGCTGGGGGACGGCGCCGAGGCGAACCGGCTGCTGCTGCGGGCATTGCCGATGGCCCGGTGGTCGCCGATCGCCGCCCACCTGGTGCAGCGGATCTACGGCACCATGGTCGCCGCCGCGCCGGACACGGCGGCCGCCTACGCCGTCGTCACCCAGGCGCAGGACGCGCTCGGCGTCGACGACGGGTGCCTGTTCTGCGCGGTCGCCTTCGCCGTGCCGGCGACCATCGTCTCGGCGCAGGCCGGTGACCTCGACCGGGCCCGCCGGCATCTCGCCGCCGCGCGCCGGTCGGCGGCGCTGTGGGAGGGCACCGCCTGGCAGGCGGCCACCCAGGAGGCCGAGGCCTGGCTGGCCCAGGCCGAGGGCGACCAGGCTCGCGCGCACGAGCTGCTGACGGCGGCCGGCCGGCTGTTCGACTACGCCGGCCACCCGTCCGACGCCGCCCGCTGCCGCGCGGCGGCCGGCCCGGCCGCGGTCCCGCTGCTGGGCACCGTCCGGTAG
- a CDS encoding VOC family protein has translation MTSFPAVNHVAVTVSDLATSVPWYSRLFGADPVLDEDTGPFHHVVFALAGGQQLFGLHYFPGNAWAGEFSPRRVGLDHVAFGCLNRAELTAWRDRLDGLDIKHGEIVDSHYGSGLAFKDPDGIALEFFAPPAA, from the coding sequence ATGACGTCCTTTCCCGCCGTCAACCACGTCGCCGTCACGGTGAGCGACCTCGCGACCAGCGTCCCCTGGTACAGCCGGCTGTTCGGCGCCGACCCGGTGCTCGACGAGGACACCGGGCCGTTCCACCACGTCGTCTTCGCGCTGGCCGGCGGCCAGCAGCTGTTCGGGCTGCACTACTTCCCGGGCAACGCCTGGGCGGGCGAGTTCAGCCCGCGGCGGGTCGGACTCGACCACGTGGCCTTCGGCTGCCTCAACCGCGCCGAGCTGACCGCCTGGCGGGACCGCCTCGACGGGCTGGACATCAAGCACGGCGAGATCGTCGACTCGCACTACGGCTCGGGCCTTGCGTTCAAGGACCCGGACGGCATCGCGCTGGAGTTCTTCGCCCCGCCTGCGGCGTAG
- a CDS encoding heme-binding protein, with amino-acid sequence MSLADARRVIAAGERRAHQLGQPMNIAVVDRDGNLVSHVRMDGAWTGSVDVSIRKAVDACRSLPRLASGRVFDLAATGARWDSPNGGPRQDDARSGSGRDGGSGRDGGSGRDGGSGRDGGPAAAGGVPLLRDDAVVGAVGVSGGSPTHDQAVAQAAVAAL; translated from the coding sequence TTGTCACTGGCCGACGCGCGGCGGGTCATCGCGGCGGGCGAGCGGCGGGCGCACCAGCTCGGCCAGCCGATGAACATCGCCGTCGTCGACCGGGACGGCAACCTGGTCTCCCACGTGCGCATGGACGGGGCGTGGACCGGCAGCGTCGACGTGTCGATCCGCAAGGCCGTCGACGCGTGCCGGTCCCTGCCTCGGCTGGCCAGTGGCCGGGTGTTCGACCTCGCGGCCACCGGCGCCCGCTGGGACTCCCCCAACGGCGGCCCGCGCCAGGACGACGCCCGCTCCGGTTCCGGGAGGGACGGAGGTTCTGGGAGGGACGGAGGTTCTGGGAGGGACGGCGGTTCCGGGAGGGACGGCGGCCCGGCCGCGGCCGGCGGCGTCCCGCTGCTGCGCGACGACGCCGTCGTCGGCGCCGTCGGCGTCAGCGGCGGCTCGCCCACCCATGACCAGGCCGTCGCCCAGGCCGCCGTCGCCGCGCTCTAA
- a CDS encoding amidohydrolase: MGTLLRGGVVLPMAPERRRWLLQPGSVLFDGVEIVAVGTVEELDADPRATGPDVEVIDATGFAVLPGLHNCHLHSGLLRGTAEGLALFDWLQTYVDPAHRALTPEIAEAASWLCYAEALRSGTTSVMDMWRFLDGSARVAGELGIRATLVPYVADETGYDYFESIESTRALLAKHRESYDGRVRSWVGLEHLFYCTERAFADASALAAEYDTGLHVHSSESRWEVEESLRRYGHRPLAEIARRGALDGGRAVVAHCVWLDDAEIDLIAATGTRVAHCPASNMKLASGPAPIPKLWSAGVTVGIGSDGEKENNSLDILEEVKIASLLQKLVGLDPTAGDPWDILAMATIEGARCLGLGELTGSLEPGKRADVIMVDLRKLHTTPLLSGADANVAAHLVFSSSGQDVDSVWADGRRLLAGGRLLTADEAVIRSRAQAAAEELFARRAALT, from the coding sequence ATGGGGACGTTGCTGCGGGGCGGGGTCGTGCTGCCGATGGCGCCGGAGCGCCGGCGGTGGCTGTTGCAGCCGGGGTCGGTGCTGTTCGACGGGGTCGAGATCGTCGCCGTCGGGACCGTCGAGGAGCTCGACGCCGACCCGCGGGCCACCGGCCCGGACGTCGAGGTGATCGACGCGACCGGGTTCGCGGTGCTCCCGGGCCTGCACAACTGCCATCTGCACTCCGGACTGCTGCGCGGGACCGCGGAAGGGCTCGCGCTCTTCGACTGGCTGCAGACCTACGTCGATCCCGCGCACCGGGCGCTGACCCCCGAGATCGCCGAGGCGGCGAGCTGGCTGTGCTACGCCGAGGCGCTGCGGTCGGGCACGACGTCCGTCATGGACATGTGGCGGTTCCTGGACGGCTCGGCGCGGGTGGCCGGGGAGCTCGGCATCCGGGCGACCCTTGTCCCGTACGTGGCCGACGAGACCGGTTACGACTACTTCGAGTCGATCGAGTCGACCCGCGCGCTGCTGGCGAAACACCGGGAGTCGTACGACGGCCGGGTCCGCTCCTGGGTCGGCCTGGAGCACCTCTTCTACTGCACCGAACGGGCCTTCGCCGACGCGTCCGCGCTCGCGGCCGAGTACGACACCGGCCTGCACGTGCATTCCAGCGAGAGCCGCTGGGAGGTCGAGGAGTCGCTACGCCGGTACGGGCACCGGCCGCTGGCGGAGATCGCCCGGCGTGGCGCGCTGGACGGTGGGCGCGCCGTCGTCGCGCACTGTGTCTGGCTCGACGACGCCGAGATCGACCTGATCGCCGCGACCGGCACCAGAGTCGCGCACTGCCCCGCCTCGAACATGAAGCTGGCGTCCGGGCCGGCGCCGATCCCGAAGCTGTGGTCCGCGGGCGTCACCGTCGGCATCGGCAGCGACGGCGAGAAGGAGAATAACTCGCTCGACATCCTCGAAGAGGTGAAGATCGCGTCGCTGCTGCAGAAGCTGGTCGGGCTGGACCCGACCGCGGGCGATCCCTGGGACATCCTCGCGATGGCGACGATCGAGGGGGCCCGCTGCCTCGGCCTCGGCGAGCTCACCGGCAGCCTCGAACCCGGCAAGCGCGCCGACGTGATCATGGTTGACCTGCGCAAGCTGCACACGACGCCGCTGCTGTCGGGCGCAGACGCCAATGTGGCCGCGCACCTGGTCTTCTCGTCGTCGGGCCAGGACGTCGACAGCGTCTGGGCCGACGGCCGCCGGCTGCTCGCCGGCGGGAGGCTCCTCACAGCCGACGAGGCCGTGATCCGCTCCCGAGCCCAGGCCGCCGCCGAGGAACTGTTCGCCCGCCGCGCCGCGCTGACCTGA
- a CDS encoding ATP-binding protein, with protein sequence MTRRFNTSGPCLPDLHYMIPALTRLPAAPALVDESEYFVVHAPRQTGKTTALRALATELTASGKYAALHFSCEVAESAGDDYVAAQQAILQTIERRARISLPEELRPRSWAKTPDIGTLGGALTAWAEACPRPLVLFFDEIDAIQGESLINVLRQLREGFNERPAHYPASIILCGLRDVRDYKAASGGDPSRLGTASPFNVKVESLRLGDFTEDEVRSLYGQHTADTGQEFTPDALSRAFELTAGQPWLVNALAREVVRNMAVPVDVPITTAHLDRAKERLIQARATHLDSLVDKLTEPRVRRVIEPMLAGGLTKVDPYDDDLSYVRDLGLIKQTDPVQVANPLYREVIPRVLSAGVQANVTASPSSFVRADGRLDFRGILESFADFWRENGDMLAAAQLYREAAPHLILMAFLQRVVNGGGYVDREYGVGRGRVDLLVRWPYQDAEANAALQREALEIKVHRPDKGDPTRDGIGQLDAYLDALGLDTGTLVIFDRRPTAAPIAQRTQFGIVTTPQGRPVTLLRA encoded by the coding sequence GTGACACGCCGGTTCAACACGTCGGGGCCGTGCCTGCCCGACCTGCACTACATGATCCCGGCTCTTACCCGCCTGCCCGCGGCTCCGGCACTGGTGGACGAGTCCGAGTACTTCGTCGTCCACGCACCCCGCCAGACCGGCAAGACGACCGCCCTGCGCGCGCTGGCCACCGAGCTGACCGCGAGCGGTAAGTATGCGGCGCTGCATTTCTCGTGCGAGGTGGCCGAATCCGCGGGCGATGACTATGTCGCCGCGCAGCAGGCGATCCTGCAAACGATCGAGCGACGCGCCCGGATCTCACTCCCCGAGGAACTGCGCCCGCGTTCCTGGGCGAAGACACCGGACATCGGGACGCTCGGAGGCGCGTTGACGGCTTGGGCCGAGGCCTGTCCGCGCCCGCTGGTGCTCTTCTTCGACGAGATCGACGCGATTCAGGGCGAGAGCCTGATCAACGTGTTGCGCCAGCTGCGCGAGGGCTTCAACGAGCGACCGGCGCACTATCCCGCGTCCATAATCCTGTGTGGCCTAAGGGACGTCCGCGACTATAAGGCCGCCTCGGGCGGTGACCCGAGCCGCCTCGGCACCGCCAGCCCGTTCAACGTCAAGGTGGAGTCGCTGCGCCTGGGCGACTTCACCGAGGACGAGGTGCGCAGCCTCTATGGCCAGCACACCGCCGACACCGGCCAGGAGTTCACCCCCGACGCCCTGAGCCGGGCCTTCGAGCTGACGGCCGGACAGCCCTGGCTGGTCAACGCGCTGGCCCGCGAGGTCGTCCGGAACATGGCCGTGCCGGTGGACGTGCCCATCACCACCGCCCATCTGGACCGGGCCAAGGAACGGCTCATCCAGGCGCGTGCGACCCATCTGGACTCGCTCGTCGACAAACTCACGGAGCCCCGGGTCCGTCGAGTCATCGAGCCGATGCTCGCCGGTGGGCTGACGAAGGTCGATCCGTACGACGACGATCTCAGCTATGTCCGCGACCTCGGCCTGATCAAACAGACCGACCCCGTCCAGGTCGCGAACCCGCTCTACCGGGAGGTCATTCCGCGGGTGCTGTCCGCCGGGGTACAGGCCAATGTGACGGCGAGCCCGAGCTCGTTCGTCCGCGCCGACGGCCGGCTCGACTTTCGCGGGATCCTTGAGTCGTTCGCCGACTTCTGGCGCGAGAACGGTGACATGCTCGCCGCCGCGCAGCTGTACCGCGAGGCCGCTCCCCACCTGATCCTCATGGCCTTCCTCCAGCGGGTCGTGAATGGCGGGGGCTACGTCGACCGCGAGTACGGCGTCGGCCGCGGCCGGGTGGACCTGCTCGTGCGCTGGCCTTACCAAGACGCCGAGGCCAACGCGGCCCTGCAGCGTGAGGCCCTGGAGATCAAGGTTCACCGCCCCGACAAGGGCGACCCCACTCGTGACGGCATCGGCCAGCTCGACGCCTACCTCGACGCCCTCGGCCTCGACACCGGCACCCTCGTCATCTTCGACCGCCGCCCGACCGCTGCCCCCATCGCCCAGCGCACTCAGTTCGGCATCGTCACCACCCCCCAGGGCCGCCCCGTCACGCTGCTCCGCGCCTGA